The following are from one region of the Streptomyces tuirus genome:
- a CDS encoding GNAT family N-acetyltransferase produces MPLTLRTPRLVLDAYRPDDEEDFVALFQDRRVSRWMGDGPGAEAEDRALFRRIFSKVYAEDLFDVWAVRRAGLLVGHAEIKRTEEVDGHEIVYALGPEVWGSGLGTELAEALVGHGFASLGLTAVHATVAAQNEASLRLLGKIGFEHVRDIVDDDGAVTHVLTRRLPVRS; encoded by the coding sequence ATGCCCCTGACGCTGCGCACCCCGCGCCTGGTTCTTGACGCCTACCGCCCGGACGACGAAGAGGACTTCGTCGCGCTGTTCCAGGACAGGAGGGTGTCCCGGTGGATGGGTGACGGGCCTGGTGCCGAGGCGGAGGACCGGGCGCTGTTCAGGCGGATCTTCAGCAAGGTGTATGCCGAGGATCTGTTCGACGTGTGGGCGGTCCGGCGTGCAGGGCTTCTGGTGGGGCACGCGGAGATCAAGCGGACCGAAGAGGTCGATGGTCACGAGATCGTCTATGCCCTGGGGCCCGAGGTCTGGGGCAGCGGGCTCGGAACGGAGCTGGCGGAGGCGCTCGTGGGTCATGGCTTCGCATCGCTCGGGCTGACCGCGGTGCACGCCACCGTCGCCGCGCAGAACGAGGCGTCGCTGCGCCTGTTGGGCAAGATCGGGTTCGAACACGTCCGGGACATCGTCGACGACGACGGCGCTGTCACGCACGTGCTGACCCGCCGTCTCCCGGTGCGCTCGTAG
- a CDS encoding bifunctional polysaccharide deacetylase/glycosyltransferase family 2 protein — MRRRPYRSPGPSPRSPGPRRTRAPLSSRHRFRVVVPLVLLAFVASVLLVEGYTTRGFAGDQEGHGGRSTTGVPRTVTGGGPVVDTTGDHLRTFRAPAKTIVLTFDDGPDPTWTPRIRAVLDHYGTPGTFFVTGQQTVRHPEVLRGVIRSGHEVGVHTFSHQDLTAQSASAVDRELALTQLALAGAAGINTSLMRMPYSSTTSALDAPAWAMTRRLGAKGYVLAFMDQDTNDWRRPGARAIADAATPDVPGRGAVVLLHDAGGDRSQTVEALKTLIPRLKAEGYRFTTLADLVGTDSLTSPVGTGELWQGRIFVAAVTVSGAAVSAVSLLLLVVGSLVLARCVLLLSLARHHARRYRRPHTGPHRAVTRPVSVVIPAYDEALCIPKTLRSLAASDHCVEIIVVDDGSHDGTADLAQSLALENVTVIRQSNGGKPSALNTGVLRASHDIVVMLDADTVFAPSTVGRLVQPFADPHVGAVAGNAKVGNRRRLLGRWQHIEYVMGFNLDRRAYDLLRCLPTIPGAVGAFRVQALRDAGMMSADTLAEDTDITMALHRAGWEIRYAPDALAWTEAPASLRQLWRQRYRWSYGTMQAAWKHRHALLERGTAGRFGRLGLPLLAVFQIFTPLLAPLIDILALYGLVFGNPLTTVLAWSGVLAVQAMCAAYAFHLDGERLRPLWALPLQQVVYRQVMYLVLVQACLTAINGYRLPWQRLKRSGDVMLPPQPSTRRT, encoded by the coding sequence ATGCGGCGGCGCCCCTACCGGTCACCCGGCCCCTCACCGAGGTCGCCCGGTCCGCGGCGGACGCGAGCGCCCTTGTCGTCGCGGCACCGGTTCCGCGTCGTCGTTCCCCTCGTCCTGCTGGCCTTCGTCGCCTCCGTCCTCCTGGTCGAGGGGTACACCACGCGGGGCTTCGCCGGGGACCAGGAAGGGCACGGCGGGCGCTCCACGACCGGCGTCCCCCGCACGGTCACCGGCGGCGGCCCGGTCGTCGACACCACCGGCGATCACCTGCGGACCTTTCGCGCACCGGCCAAGACGATCGTCCTGACCTTCGACGACGGCCCCGACCCCACCTGGACACCCCGCATACGGGCCGTGCTCGACCACTACGGCACGCCCGGCACCTTCTTCGTCACCGGGCAACAGACCGTCAGGCACCCGGAGGTGCTGCGCGGTGTGATCCGTTCCGGCCACGAAGTCGGTGTGCACACCTTCTCCCACCAGGACCTCACCGCCCAGTCGGCGAGCGCCGTCGACCGTGAGCTGGCGCTGACGCAACTCGCCCTCGCCGGGGCCGCGGGCATCAACACGTCGCTGATGCGGATGCCCTACTCCTCGACGACCTCCGCCCTCGACGCGCCGGCCTGGGCCATGACGCGGCGCCTGGGCGCGAAGGGCTACGTCCTGGCGTTCATGGACCAGGACACCAACGACTGGCGGCGACCGGGCGCACGGGCGATCGCCGACGCGGCCACGCCCGACGTGCCGGGCAGGGGTGCGGTCGTCCTCCTGCACGACGCGGGGGGAGACAGATCACAGACCGTCGAGGCGCTCAAGACCTTGATCCCCCGGCTGAAGGCCGAGGGATATCGCTTCACCACCCTCGCCGATCTCGTGGGCACCGACAGTCTCACCAGCCCCGTCGGAACAGGGGAACTGTGGCAGGGCCGCATCTTCGTGGCCGCTGTCACCGTGTCGGGGGCAGCGGTCTCCGCCGTCAGCCTGCTGCTGCTGGTGGTCGGTTCGCTCGTCCTCGCGCGGTGTGTGCTCCTGCTGTCCCTGGCCCGCCACCACGCCCGTCGCTACCGGCGCCCGCACACCGGCCCGCACCGAGCCGTCACCCGGCCCGTCAGCGTCGTCATACCCGCCTACGACGAGGCGTTGTGCATCCCCAAGACACTCCGGTCGCTCGCGGCGAGCGACCACTGCGTCGAGATCATCGTCGTGGACGACGGTTCCCATGACGGCACCGCCGACCTCGCGCAGTCCCTCGCTCTCGAGAACGTCACCGTCATCCGGCAGTCCAACGGCGGCAAACCCTCCGCTCTCAACACCGGTGTCCTGCGCGCCTCACACGACATCGTCGTCATGCTGGACGCCGACACCGTCTTCGCCCCCTCGACCGTCGGCCGCCTGGTCCAGCCGTTCGCCGACCCCCACGTCGGCGCCGTCGCGGGCAACGCCAAGGTCGGCAACCGCCGGCGTCTGCTCGGCCGGTGGCAGCACATCGAGTACGTCATGGGCTTCAACCTCGACCGCCGTGCGTACGACCTGCTGCGCTGCCTGCCCACCATCCCCGGTGCCGTGGGGGCGTTCCGCGTCCAGGCCCTGCGGGACGCCGGGATGATGAGCGCGGACACCCTCGCCGAGGACACCGACATCACCATGGCCCTGCACCGGGCGGGGTGGGAGATCCGCTACGCCCCGGACGCACTCGCCTGGACCGAGGCGCCGGCCTCGCTGCGGCAACTGTGGCGCCAGCGCTACCGATGGAGTTACGGCACGATGCAGGCGGCGTGGAAGCACCGGCACGCGCTTCTCGAGCGGGGCACCGCGGGCCGTTTCGGCCGCCTCGGTCTGCCCTTGCTGGCCGTCTTCCAGATCTTCACCCCGCTGCTCGCGCCGCTGATCGACATACTGGCTCTGTACGGGCTGGTGTTCGGAAACCCGCTCACCACGGTCCTGGCCTGGAGCGGCGTGCTGGCCGTCCAGGCCATGTGTGCCGCGTACGCCTTCCACCTCGACGGCGAGCGGCTCCGGCCCCTGTGGGCGCTCCCTCTCCAGCAGGTCGTCTACCGCCAGGTGATGTACTTGGTCCTTGTCCAGGCCTGCCTGACCGCGATCAACGGCTACCGACTGCCCTGGCAACGGCTCAAGCGCAGCGGCGACGTGATGCTGCCGCCCCAGCCGTCCACCCGCCGGACGTGA
- the rbsD gene encoding D-ribose pyranase encodes MKRAGILNRHLAGALAELGHGDGVLVCDAGMPIPDGPRVVDLAFRAGVPAFAEVLDGLLAELVVEGATAARELREANPEASALLEGHFPGLDLVSHERLKELSAGARLVVRTGEARPYANVLLRCGVFF; translated from the coding sequence GTGAAGAGGGCCGGAATACTGAACCGTCACCTCGCCGGTGCCCTGGCCGAACTCGGCCATGGCGACGGGGTGCTGGTGTGCGACGCGGGCATGCCGATTCCCGACGGCCCCCGGGTGGTGGACCTGGCCTTCCGTGCCGGGGTGCCGGCGTTCGCCGAGGTGCTGGACGGGCTGCTGGCCGAGCTGGTCGTCGAGGGGGCGACGGCGGCGCGGGAGCTGCGGGAGGCCAATCCGGAGGCGTCGGCGCTGCTGGAGGGGCACTTCCCCGGACTGGACCTCGTGTCGCACGAGCGCCTCAAGGAGCTGTCGGCGGGCGCCCGGCTGGTCGTCCGCACGGGCGAGGCACGGCCGTACGCGAACGTCCTGCTGAGGTGCGGCGTCTTCTTCTGA
- a CDS encoding ribokinase, which translates to MYDYDLLVVGSANADLVIAVERRPGAGETVLGSDLAVHPGGKGANQAVAAARLGARTALLARVGDDAHGRLLLESQREAGVDTVGVLVGGAPTGVALITVDPSGDNSIVVSPGANARLTPEDVSAAGCLFQGSRVVSAQLEIPLETVVEVVRSLSPDSRFVLNPSPPRPLPGEVLAACDPLIVNEHEAKVILGGSAVGDTPEDWARILLAKGPKSVVVTLGAQGALVASAEGVARVPAVRVDAVDTTGAGDSFTAALAWRLGAGESLAEAAAYAARVGAATVTKEGAQASFPTAAEVAAP; encoded by the coding sequence ATGTACGACTACGACCTCCTGGTCGTGGGGTCGGCCAACGCCGACCTGGTGATCGCGGTGGAGCGCCGGCCCGGTGCCGGCGAGACCGTGCTCGGCTCCGACCTGGCCGTCCACCCGGGCGGCAAGGGCGCGAACCAGGCGGTCGCCGCCGCCCGGCTCGGCGCCCGTACGGCGCTGCTGGCCCGGGTCGGCGACGACGCGCACGGCCGGCTGCTGCTGGAGTCGCAGCGTGAGGCCGGCGTCGACACGGTGGGGGTCCTGGTGGGCGGCGCACCGACCGGTGTCGCGCTGATCACGGTCGACCCGTCCGGGGACAACAGCATCGTGGTCTCGCCCGGCGCGAACGCCCGTCTGACCCCTGAGGACGTGAGCGCCGCAGGGTGTCTCTTCCAGGGCTCGCGGGTGGTGTCGGCGCAGCTGGAGATCCCGCTGGAGACGGTGGTGGAGGTCGTGCGGAGCCTGTCGCCCGACAGCCGGTTCGTGCTGAACCCCTCCCCGCCGCGCCCCCTTCCGGGGGAGGTGCTGGCGGCCTGCGACCCGCTGATCGTGAACGAGCACGAGGCCAAGGTGATCCTGGGCGGCTCCGCCGTCGGGGACACTCCCGAGGACTGGGCGCGGATCCTCCTCGCCAAGGGCCCGAAGTCGGTGGTGGTGACGCTGGGCGCACAGGGCGCGCTGGTGGCGTCGGCGGAGGGTGTGGCGCGAGTGCCGGCCGTGCGGGTGGACGCGGTGGACACGACGGGTGCGGGCGATTCCTTCACCGCGGCGCTGGCCTGGCGGCTGGGCGCGGGGGAGTCGCTGGCCGAGGCGGCCGCGTACGCGGCGCGGGTGGGTGCCGCGACCGTGACGAAGGAGGGCGCGCAGGCGTCCTTCCCGACGGCGGCGGAGGTCGCCGCACCGTGA